The [Pantoea] beijingensis genomic sequence TTCTGGATAATGATGGTGCCTGCGCCAAGAAAACCCATACCGCTGACCACTTGCGCGGCGATACGACTGGGGTCCAGGCCTATATGCGTTTGCGAGAGAATGTCGTCAAAACCATATTTCGAAACGATCATAAACATCGCACTGCCAATGCCCACTAAAATATGTGTACGCAAGCCAGCTTCTTTAGCACGTAGCTGACGCTCCAGTCCTATCAGACCGCCTAGCGCGCCTGCCAGGGCAATACGTAATAACAAATCCATTAGCATAGTTTTTCCTCTTTCTCATAGTGACATCCGTTATCCTTGACGCAGCCCCGTGTTGATCACATCGGTACGTGCTTCAGAGGTGTTAGCGCTTTACTGCCATGCTGGTAAAAAAACAGAGTAAACAGGAATTTTACGATTGCTATTTTCATAATTTTTTTTTGGTAAAAAGTTATGTTGCATATCGACCTGACACAAAACGTGGCTTATGCTGGCAACGTCTTTTTTTTATACTCTTTTGGAGCCTGACAGATGAAAGTCACGACCTTTCTGCTTGTCGGCGCTGCCTTCGTGCTTTCAGCATGCAGCAGTGCAGACAATGAGCCGCCACAACAAGCCACCGCCGCCCATGTGCCACCTAAAGTCGTGATGTCCGAGCTGGCGGCAAGTAGTTGTGCCAGTGCCGGAGGGGCGCTTGCCTTATCACGTCAACTGGATGGTTCATCCGTGGGAATGTGCCAGTTGGCAAACGGACGCCGCTGCGGGGAAAGCGCGTTACTTAATGGCTCCTGCGCGCGTTACTAACCTGCAGCCATGATATCAGCGGTAATGGCTTCCAGAGTACCTGCGTGTCAGGTTGTTAGCATATTGCTGCAGGCGATACCCGTATCCAGTTGCCTGATATTTTCTAAGGTCGTTTCCGAAATACTGATTAGCGCTTCAGCAGTTAAGAAAGCCTGATGGCCAGTGAACAGGACGTTATGGCAGGCAGAAAGCCTGCGGAAAACATCGTCCTGAATAACATCATTCGACTTATCTTCAAAGAATAAATCGCGTTCGTTTTCATAGACATCCATTCCAAGAGCACCAATTTTTTGCTGTTTCAGTGCGTCGATCGCGGCTTGCGAATCGATCAAGCCTCCACGACTGGTATTAATAATCATCACACCCTCTTTCATCTGGCTAAATGCTTGTGTGTTCAGCAGATGATGGTTTTCATCCGTTAGCGGACAGTGGAGGGTGATAACGTCCGCGTGGCTGAATAGGGTGTTGATATCCACATATTCAGCACCAAGTTCCAGCGCTTGTGGATTGGGCCAGGGATCGAATGCGAGAAGACGCATGCCAAATCCTTTAAGGATACGCAGCGTGGCAACGCCAATTTTCCCGGTACCGACGACGCCCGCCGTACGCCTATGCATATTGAAACCAATTAAGCCTTCCAGCGAAAAATTAGCATCCCGGGTGCGCTGATAGGCACGGTGGATATGGCGGTTTAAAGCCATCATCATACCAACAGCATGTTCTGCAACGGCTTCAGGGGAATAGGCGGGAACCCGAACGACTTTAAGGCCGAGCGCGTTTGCCGCATCAAGATCGACATTATCAAAACCGGCGCAACGAAGAGCAATATACTTAACGCCTTCAGCGGCGAGCGCTTCAAGTACGCCCCGACTTCCCTCGTCATTCACAAACATGCAGACGGCATCACAGCCCGCGGCGTTGACCGCAGTTTTCTCGGTTAACAAAAAGTCAAAAAACTCCAGCTCAAAACCGTAATGCGCGTTAACGTGTTCAAGGTACTTTCGGTCATATTGTTTTGTACTGTATACCGCAAGTTTCATATTGCCTCCTGCTATCCGATTATGGCGCGCAACCAGTACTGTTGGTATCACTTCGCACCTGAGACGTCTCATTTGCCGTGTAAGAGGCCGGCCCTCAATAATTAATCTGTTTATCTTGTGCTGTTACTTAAAAGTGCGCTTTTACGTGGAAAATGCCGCCGGTAGTTCTATCGTCATTATCGGAGGAGTCTGTTGATTCGTCGATAAAAACTTCACCAGTGAGCCGTTACGTGCCATCATTTATACTAAGGATCTATGAACATAATGGATATTCAGTGCCATGACTCGGGGCTTTAAAGTTTTCTGTACGGCGACGTTGGCGCTGGCTCTCCTGATACTGGGCTTACTGCTAAGCGTAAGCCAGTGGTTACCTCGCCTTGCGGGGATCTGGCTGCCGCAGGATACTCGTATCATACTGGACGGCAATCCACGCTGGCGCAACGGCGGCATCTGGTTACCGGGTATTCGTTATGCTGTCGGAGATTGTGAGATAGCCGCCGTGCAGGCGGCGACCCTGACCAGACATGCCGGTCGCTGGCAGGCGGTGGCCGAAAAGGTGGCGCTTAATAGCCACTGCCTGGGTAACCTGCCTGCCAGTAATACGCCAACCACGCCCCGTTCTGTTGCAGAGTGGCAAGCGCTGTTACCCGGAGCCGATATTACGATCCGGCAGTTTGTCATTTCTCCCTATGAAACCTATGCTGGCGAGTTGCAGTTGGCGTTGGATGCACAGCATCAAAAACTGCGCTACAGCGGTGAGAACCTTGAATTGGAGCTAAACCTCACAGGCCAACAACTGGCGATCCAGCGCCTGAAATTCAATTATCCAGCGCTAAAAGCGCCCGTAATGTTGAGCGGTAAAATCCGGTTGCCTGCGTATCCTGAGGGGATGCCACAGGTGGGGGCGTTACAGGGTAACGTTATACTGGACACTTTCCCTCAACCGCTGACGTTGGCCATGAACTGGCGGCAGAAACAGGGGCAATTCACGGTTTACCAACAGGATGATAAGCAGCCGTTGCTTATCTTTCCCTGGCGAGTTTCGGGTGAAACTATTGCGATTCAACAGGGACAGTGGCGTTGGCCCTATGCCATACAACCACTTTCTGGCGGTGTGAATCTAACGCTAAGTCAATGGCGGCAGGGATTACAGGCAATGGAGATCCGCGCGCGTCTGAACATGGTCACTCAAGGGCGCGGTGGCAAAGGTAATATTGTGTTGAGCCTTGGACCGGGCCGCCTCGATCCGAACAATAGTCAATTACCCTTCCAACTAACCGGGGAGAGTAAACTGGCAAATCTGCAATTTTATACATCAATGCCAGGAATGCTGGCAGGATCTGTCCTTAATCCTTACGTCACGCTACAGCCGGGCGCACTGCTGCGTATGCGTGGCCGACTGCTGTCAACGCTGGAAGTGGATGAAGCCCGCTGGCCGCTGGCTGGCGTAAAAGTTTCATCATCGGGGATTGATGGT encodes the following:
- a CDS encoding DUF333 domain-containing protein, coding for MKVTTFLLVGAAFVLSACSSADNEPPQQATAAHVPPKVVMSELAASSCASAGGALALSRQLDGSSVGMCQLANGRRCGESALLNGSCARY
- a CDS encoding 2-hydroxyacid dehydrogenase encodes the protein MKLAVYSTKQYDRKYLEHVNAHYGFELEFFDFLLTEKTAVNAAGCDAVCMFVNDEGSRGVLEALAAEGVKYIALRCAGFDNVDLDAANALGLKVVRVPAYSPEAVAEHAVGMMMALNRHIHRAYQRTRDANFSLEGLIGFNMHRRTAGVVGTGKIGVATLRILKGFGMRLLAFDPWPNPQALELGAEYVDINTLFSHADVITLHCPLTDENHHLLNTQAFSQMKEGVMIINTSRGGLIDSQAAIDALKQQKIGALGMDVYENERDLFFEDKSNDVIQDDVFRRLSACHNVLFTGHQAFLTAEALISISETTLENIRQLDTGIACSNMLTT